The Candidatus Paceibacterota bacterium genome includes a region encoding these proteins:
- a CDS encoding DUF4190 domain-containing protein has translation MSDFKFSCSNCGQHLTGNDSHAGLQVVCPSCGQTIVVPAAPGLACATAAPTAPPTAGFRPPPVSSPGQKTCGLAVASLVCSIGSFVIIPLGFIPGIICGHMARKKIAATPGLQGGGLAKAGLIVGYVALGLTVLATIALAAFFLFVTARLKQIPPATQPQQSTSRTFPRSATKAEKETTDTEPDGSGWTMNLAGAEIPSGPVTGRIQGESFSPNNITLAGSWLKFKQGKDFIADLEMDVVLFENDLTKLSNGTFTVPKEGSGITPHIWMKWKETDRKTLKQRCFIDRYVLRLEFGQLSDGKLPGRIYLCLPDLEKSFIAGSFEVPVKQGR, from the coding sequence ATGAGCGACTTCAAATTCAGCTGTTCCAACTGCGGTCAACACCTGACCGGCAACGATAGTCATGCCGGACTGCAAGTCGTCTGTCCCTCCTGCGGCCAGACAATTGTGGTCCCGGCTGCGCCAGGGTTGGCGTGTGCGACCGCCGCACCGACTGCGCCGCCGACTGCCGGATTCCGCCCGCCGCCGGTTTCGTCTCCGGGGCAGAAGACCTGCGGGTTGGCCGTCGCCTCGCTGGTTTGCTCGATTGGGAGTTTCGTCATTATCCCGCTTGGCTTCATCCCCGGCATAATCTGTGGTCACATGGCCAGGAAGAAGATCGCGGCAACGCCGGGCCTGCAAGGGGGCGGACTGGCTAAAGCGGGCCTGATTGTCGGCTACGTCGCGCTCGGCCTGACCGTGTTGGCGACGATCGCCTTGGCGGCTTTCTTTCTCTTCGTTACCGCACGCCTCAAGCAGATTCCGCCCGCTACCCAGCCGCAACAATCCACCTCCAGGACCTTCCCACGGAGCGCGACAAAGGCGGAAAAGGAGACCACGGATACCGAGCCCGACGGCTCCGGCTGGACGATGAACCTCGCGGGCGCCGAAATTCCATCCGGCCCTGTCACCGGCCGCATCCAGGGAGAATCCTTCAGCCCGAACAACATCACCTTGGCAGGCAGTTGGCTGAAGTTCAAGCAGGGAAAGGACTTCATCGCTGACCTGGAGATGGATGTCGTATTATTCGAGAACGACCTGACCAAGCTTAGCAATGGGACCTTCACCGTGCCGAAAGAGGGATCTGGAATCACTCCTCACATCTGGATGAAGTGGAAGGAGACGGACCGCAAAACGCTGAAACAGAGGTGCTTCATAGACCGCTACGTACTGCGGCTGGAATTCGGCCAGCTATCGGACGGGAAACTGCCGGGGAGGATTTACCTGTGCCTGCCAGACCTGGAGAAGAGCTTCATTGCCGGCAGTTTTGAAGTGCCGGTGAAGCAGGGAAGGTAG
- a CDS encoding Calx-beta domain-containing protein, translating to MRTRPLLKFSICVSLTAGLLLLLAECGLAQSTGTSNSIVPIVTIRAIDPEAFDPGDNNAVFHLQREGPTNLTLNVFLQIGGTAANGVDYVTIPSWIAIPAGVRTVPILVRPIDDNLVEGRESVQARLVYPPIMPPIAYLIGSPSNAVVFIHDAQPFVAVEATDPHAAEPGVLTVVESGEFTITRSYGTNVPLIVHYSIAGTASNGGDYSHLSNSVVIPVGQLAAKVTVHPLPDNLPEPTETVVLRLELSTACAATVIPAPYACYKFSTPREAVVFIADNDPPANLPPTVQLTRPLDGQTFAAPARIPLRAVTVDPDGYVPHIEFYAGSLLIGEETRYFFVPPPPGQPIVYETIWTNPPLGRHVLTARATDNRGAEAVSPPVNIWVVRTNEPPVTNLPPVVTISAPDPVASEGTNCVFWTGWNCCPAPTNWLGTNTATFVVRRSGPTNAALTLHLCISGTASNGVDYYHLAPWVTIPPGLRAAEFKVVPIDDLLPERLESVVARLCVPPNTSAAVPPYIIGYPGRAAVVIVDNDAPRPATSVLSDRCVHITHPGANGTSWRIEWSANLVDWTPICTTTVTDGAVHFVDPDAEDEAQRYYRAVPEAAPPSE from the coding sequence ATGAGGACAAGACCTTTGTTGAAGTTCTCGATTTGCGTGAGCCTGACCGCGGGTTTGCTCTTGTTACTGGCTGAGTGCGGTCTTGCCCAATCCACCGGCACTTCCAATTCGATCGTGCCAATCGTAACCATCCGCGCCATTGACCCGGAAGCCTTCGACCCCGGAGATAATAACGCGGTGTTCCACCTCCAGCGCGAGGGCCCGACCAATCTCACGCTGAATGTGTTCCTCCAGATCGGCGGCACCGCCGCCAATGGCGTGGACTATGTCACCATCCCGAGCTGGATTGCCATCCCCGCCGGCGTCCGCACCGTGCCAATTCTCGTTCGGCCCATTGACGACAACCTGGTCGAGGGACGCGAATCGGTCCAGGCGCGCCTGGTTTACCCGCCCATCATGCCGCCGATCGCTTATCTCATCGGCAGCCCGAGCAACGCCGTCGTGTTCATCCACGACGCGCAGCCGTTCGTCGCCGTGGAAGCGACCGATCCCCACGCCGCCGAACCGGGCGTACTCACTGTCGTGGAGTCGGGTGAATTCACCATCACCCGCAGCTACGGGACCAATGTGCCTCTCATCGTGCATTACTCCATCGCGGGCACAGCCAGCAACGGCGGGGATTACTCCCATCTCTCCAACTCCGTTGTCATTCCCGTGGGTCAACTCGCCGCCAAGGTTACGGTGCATCCGCTACCCGACAACCTGCCGGAGCCGACCGAAACTGTCGTGCTGCGGCTGGAGCTTTCCACGGCCTGCGCCGCCACCGTTATCCCCGCGCCCTACGCCTGCTACAAGTTCAGCACACCGCGCGAAGCCGTCGTCTTCATCGCCGACAACGATCCGCCCGCGAACCTGCCGCCGACTGTCCAACTCACCAGGCCACTGGACGGTCAGACATTTGCGGCCCCGGCCAGGATCCCCCTCCGCGCCGTCACGGTGGACCCCGACGGCTACGTGCCGCACATCGAGTTCTACGCAGGCTCCCTCCTGATTGGCGAGGAAACGCGATACTTCTTTGTCCCGCCGCCGCCCGGACAGCCGATTGTCTATGAGACGATCTGGACCAACCCGCCGCTGGGCCGGCATGTGCTCACCGCCCGCGCCACGGACAACCGCGGCGCCGAGGCGGTTTCCCCGCCGGTGAACATCTGGGTCGTCCGCACCAATGAACCGCCCGTCACCAACCTCCCGCCCGTCGTGACCATTTCCGCACCCGACCCGGTCGCCTCCGAGGGCACCAACTGCGTCTTCTGGACGGGATGGAACTGCTGCCCGGCGCCCACGAACTGGTTGGGGACCAACACCGCCACCTTTGTCGTGCGCCGCTCGGGGCCGACCAACGCCGCGTTGACGCTTCACCTTTGCATCAGCGGCACCGCTTCCAATGGTGTGGATTACTACCATCTGGCCCCCTGGGTGACCATTCCCCCCGGCCTCCGCGCCGCCGAATTCAAGGTGGTGCCTATTGACGACCTCCTGCCCGAGCGGCTGGAGAGCGTCGTCGCCCGCCTCTGCGTGCCCCCGAACACCTCCGCCGCCGTGCCGCCGTATATCATCGGTTATCCAGGCCGCGCCGCCGTTGTGATCGTGGACAACGATGCGCCGCGCCCGGCCACCAGCGTGCTGTCCGACCGTTGCGTTCACATCACGCACCCCGGCGCCAACGGCACCTCCTGGCGCATCGAGTGGTCCGCCAACCTGGTTGACTGGACCCCCATCTGCACCACTACCGTCACCGATGGCGCGGTCCACTTCGTGGACCCGGACGCGGAGGACGAAGCGCAACGCTACTATCGCGCGGTGCCTGAGGCGGCTCCGCCTTCCGAATAG
- a CDS encoding GxGYxYP family putative glycoside hydrolase: MIDDWNSFHIQYRVRLETTLSVIAAVVLAATVTCATPAPAAPAGTRSPGTIQVFDARPLRSLDLSDTNQTAQLWDTMHTLAALQGLANREAPRLYVLYCAGFGVETDQFWLDWFRGEDGWLKNAEVAPLSSVEEVVRSFMKCFKGLVVYDPAVPATACVASTAAGCEDLLPVRYSRTTNSMFNLLTGKLGLPVRLWLLNPDGTPKFTGKGMIPDLKEPSSGSAKNDAYLWAIRHYVDSGKCDPRYAAYYIDSYWMKRARGSQSDLHTLPNHDYFISRRAFFFDLATWGDEAPLDDPDQKPGLDRQTFLQMMAALNRKASNSMIKVGGFTPWAFKYTDHPGAGGKHGGVETEWEFARLISQYNGYMEADAIGVGTIANASFYTHYPLRERYPQPNPKPSFAEWRKAGHLTVEGMVASRLYVGYYVGDYDSPSWLYKAVAAFFADPQRGRIPLGWAFDPNLADRAPQALVYAYRHATTNDYFIAGDSGAGYLNPRALTVRPDSKLSPALKLWTEHCARYFKQWDMSITGFMLDGSAGASTEEEFSAYQRFSPDGCGNHFDLAPRVIAGVPTIREWDMPDSAQATAAYLAQQSAAATNAPRFLWARTILKSPAWHVEVSKFLREKHPQAPVAVVDPYTFFGLIREHVAKAPK, encoded by the coding sequence ATGATTGACGACTGGAATAGTTTCCACATCCAATACCGCGTGCGTCTAGAAACGACTCTTAGTGTCATTGCGGCGGTTGTTCTTGCGGCGACCGTGACGTGTGCCACGCCAGCGCCCGCCGCGCCGGCCGGGACCAGGTCGCCGGGAACGATACAGGTTTTCGATGCCCGCCCCCTTCGCAGCCTGGACTTAAGTGACACAAACCAAACGGCGCAGCTCTGGGATACCATGCACACGCTGGCCGCATTGCAGGGGTTGGCGAATCGCGAGGCGCCGCGGCTCTACGTGCTATACTGCGCCGGTTTCGGAGTGGAGACGGACCAGTTCTGGCTGGACTGGTTCCGCGGGGAGGATGGTTGGTTGAAGAATGCCGAAGTGGCCCCCCTGTCCTCCGTCGAGGAGGTCGTCCGGTCGTTCATGAAGTGCTTCAAAGGTCTGGTTGTCTATGACCCGGCGGTTCCGGCTACTGCCTGCGTTGCTTCAACGGCCGCCGGGTGCGAGGACCTCCTGCCAGTGCGCTACAGCCGCACGACGAATTCGATGTTCAACTTGCTGACCGGGAAGCTAGGGTTGCCCGTTCGCCTGTGGCTGCTGAATCCCGACGGCACGCCCAAATTCACCGGCAAGGGGATGATTCCTGACCTGAAGGAGCCGTCGTCGGGCAGCGCCAAGAACGACGCCTACCTCTGGGCGATCCGGCACTATGTTGATTCCGGCAAGTGTGATCCCCGCTATGCGGCCTATTACATTGACAGCTACTGGATGAAACGCGCCAGGGGAAGCCAGTCGGACCTGCATACACTGCCCAACCACGACTACTTCATATCGCGCAGGGCATTCTTTTTTGACCTGGCCACCTGGGGCGACGAAGCGCCGCTGGACGACCCAGACCAGAAGCCCGGCCTGGACCGCCAGACCTTCTTGCAGATGATGGCTGCCCTGAACCGCAAAGCCTCGAACAGCATGATCAAAGTGGGGGGCTTCACGCCGTGGGCTTTCAAATACACCGATCATCCCGGCGCAGGCGGCAAGCACGGCGGCGTGGAAACGGAATGGGAGTTCGCTCGGCTGATCTCGCAATATAATGGCTACATGGAGGCCGACGCCATAGGAGTCGGGACCATCGCCAACGCCTCTTTCTACACGCATTATCCGCTCAGAGAGCGGTACCCGCAGCCTAATCCAAAGCCGTCGTTCGCGGAATGGCGGAAGGCAGGACACCTCACGGTCGAAGGCATGGTGGCGTCGAGACTTTACGTGGGCTATTACGTCGGCGACTACGACTCACCCTCGTGGCTTTACAAGGCAGTGGCCGCATTCTTCGCTGACCCGCAGCGGGGGCGTATTCCCCTCGGCTGGGCCTTTGATCCGAATCTCGCCGACCGGGCCCCACAAGCGCTGGTTTATGCCTATCGCCACGCGACCACCAACGACTACTTCATCGCGGGGGACTCTGGCGCTGGCTACCTGAACCCGCGCGCACTGACGGTCCGCCCGGACTCCAAGCTGTCGCCGGCACTCAAGCTCTGGACAGAGCATTGCGCAAGGTATTTCAAGCAATGGGACATGAGCATCACCGGATTCATGCTGGACGGCTCCGCCGGGGCCTCGACAGAGGAGGAATTCTCCGCTTATCAGCGTTTCAGCCCCGACGGCTGCGGGAACCACTTTGATCTGGCCCCGCGTGTCATCGCTGGCGTCCCGACCATTCGGGAGTGGGACATGCCCGATTCGGCGCAGGCTACGGCAGCCTACCTGGCGCAGCAGTCCGCCGCGGCGACCAACGCCCCACGCTTCCTCTGGGCACGCACGATTCTGAAGTCGCCAGCCTGGCACGTGGAGGTATCGAAGTTCCTGCGCGAAAAGCACCCTCAGGCACCGGTCGCAGTGGTTGATCCTTACACCTTCTTCGGCCTCATCCGGGAGCACGTGGCGAAGGCGCCGAAGTAG
- a CDS encoding glycosyl hydrolase — MKPLTIVFTRACYAATFVLISAMTWPLLAPAQTQPAASSLAALEKQFRELPPEARRLTGPLLWLHGDESREHLEMYVGKVAEGGNGCFTTESRPHNDWLGEGWWRDLDICLNAAKRHNLQLWIFDEKWWPSQAVAGKVPPRYAAKRLVAAAIEVEGPRLFESEDYGGHRYVAAIAGQVSADGKIRGDTLFDLASHINKGKLSWQAPAGKWRILKFTHEQAPGLIQVGGSQLSVDGASQDCVDWYLQEVYQPHFEHYKAEFGKTIRGFFYDEPETPGDWGTEVNRVLAEWGVDWTKAYAAYKSELAGEEQVAARYRYLDALAEAWGRTMYGGIAKWCRQHGVTSTGHFMEHSHLYFNREFCAGDMMRLQGHGHMGGIDAVFRQFEMGKRVTRDKPCWQTPKLGSSISHAYGKANDVAMVEIFGARGQDLTYPEMKWWTDHMHVSGINFFIPHSFNPRAPKDTDCPPYFYNNGFEPRWPLYRVFADYTSRLSLMLTGGRHVCPVALLYLGQSAHCGKHILPDQMSESLQDALYDCDWLPYEVFERDTKVNRSALKLREESYRVLIVPPVEVIPYATLAKAREFFDHGGVVLAYDFLPTKSATIGKTAQDIAHLREAIWGQPAPSGAVCKTSPAGGRSYLLPGQPTPGLLQQVLAGDAGVHPTLEVIEGATDNWLHVLHRVKEGRDVFFIANQNHEGEPRRFRFRITAEGIPECWDAMRNEITTVPFSRKGGQVELVLTFEPNESVLLVFQPTPRTLPPRLEPGGIATLRTVAVTRETVPAPPDPLLSLCNSPALALRGCSWTWYPEANRRENAPPGTRYFRRTIDIPAGATIRKATFAGTADNSFTLFINGREAGQGDSSPEGWRNPAELDVTRFLAPGRNQLAIAAVNGGDKPNPAGLLGCLTVELASGPPLTDRVGKTWKTSKENPEHWTEAGFDDSSWPAARELLAFGAGVWGTLNGKLTLSPVKADPFLGHCDFAAADLQRSRVYLELGTIAPEVAARVTVNGSEAGGFIGMPSRLEISKHLKPGANTIRIEPFAPESVRLAVYP; from the coding sequence ATGAAACCGCTGACGATTGTCTTCACGCGAGCTTGTTACGCAGCAACCTTCGTTCTCATCAGCGCGATGACGTGGCCGTTGCTCGCTCCAGCCCAAACCCAGCCCGCCGCTTCGAGCCTGGCCGCTCTGGAAAAGCAGTTTCGGGAATTGCCCCCTGAAGCGCGGCGACTTACCGGCCCGCTGTTGTGGCTGCATGGGGATGAGTCCAGAGAACACCTCGAAATGTACGTCGGCAAAGTGGCCGAAGGTGGCAACGGCTGCTTCACCACCGAATCCCGTCCGCACAATGATTGGCTGGGGGAGGGTTGGTGGCGAGACCTGGACATCTGTTTGAACGCGGCGAAGAGACACAATCTCCAGCTCTGGATCTTTGACGAGAAGTGGTGGCCCAGCCAGGCGGTCGCCGGAAAAGTCCCACCGCGCTACGCGGCCAAGCGCCTAGTGGCGGCTGCTATTGAGGTGGAAGGGCCCCGCCTCTTTGAGTCCGAGGACTACGGCGGGCACCGTTATGTTGCCGCCATCGCAGGGCAGGTGAGCGCCGACGGCAAGATCCGAGGCGATACGCTTTTTGACCTCGCCTCCCATATCAACAAGGGCAAGCTGAGCTGGCAGGCCCCAGCCGGCAAGTGGCGCATCCTCAAGTTTACCCACGAACAGGCCCCCGGCCTTATCCAGGTCGGTGGCTCGCAGCTAAGCGTGGACGGCGCAAGCCAGGATTGCGTGGATTGGTACCTCCAGGAAGTGTACCAGCCGCACTTTGAGCACTATAAAGCCGAGTTCGGGAAGACCATCCGCGGCTTCTTCTACGACGAGCCCGAGACCCCCGGAGACTGGGGCACCGAAGTGAACCGCGTGCTGGCCGAATGGGGCGTGGACTGGACGAAGGCTTACGCAGCCTACAAGTCCGAGCTGGCTGGCGAGGAGCAGGTCGCGGCGCGCTACCGGTACTTGGATGCCTTGGCGGAGGCCTGGGGCCGAACCATGTACGGCGGCATCGCGAAGTGGTGCCGCCAGCATGGCGTGACGTCCACGGGCCATTTTATGGAGCACAGCCACCTTTACTTCAATCGCGAGTTCTGCGCCGGAGATATGATGCGCCTGCAGGGCCACGGCCACATGGGGGGCATTGACGCCGTGTTCAGACAATTTGAGATGGGAAAGCGTGTCACGCGCGACAAGCCCTGCTGGCAGACACCGAAACTGGGCAGCTCGATCAGTCATGCCTACGGCAAAGCGAATGACGTTGCCATGGTCGAAATCTTCGGCGCCCGCGGCCAGGACCTCACCTATCCGGAGATGAAGTGGTGGACTGACCACATGCATGTATCGGGCATAAACTTCTTCATCCCGCACTCGTTCAATCCGCGCGCGCCCAAAGACACCGATTGCCCGCCCTATTTTTACAACAACGGTTTCGAGCCGCGCTGGCCGCTCTATCGGGTGTTTGCCGATTACACCAGCCGCCTGAGCCTCATGCTTACGGGGGGACGGCATGTCTGCCCGGTGGCGCTGCTTTACCTGGGACAAAGCGCACATTGCGGGAAACACATTCTGCCCGATCAGATGAGCGAGAGCCTCCAGGACGCCCTCTACGATTGCGACTGGCTGCCCTACGAAGTGTTCGAGAGGGACACCAAGGTCAACCGGTCCGCCCTGAAGCTGCGTGAGGAGTCATACCGGGTGCTCATCGTTCCGCCAGTGGAGGTCATTCCTTACGCTACGCTGGCCAAAGCCAGGGAGTTCTTCGACCACGGCGGAGTGGTTCTGGCATATGACTTCCTGCCGACCAAGTCTGCCACGATCGGCAAGACAGCCCAGGACATTGCTCATTTGCGCGAGGCGATCTGGGGCCAGCCGGCACCAAGCGGGGCGGTTTGCAAGACCAGCCCGGCCGGCGGACGCTCCTACCTATTGCCGGGCCAGCCCACACCCGGGCTGCTCCAGCAAGTGCTGGCGGGGGATGCCGGCGTGCACCCGACCCTGGAGGTCATCGAAGGTGCGACCGACAACTGGCTGCACGTCCTGCACCGTGTGAAGGAGGGTCGCGATGTGTTCTTCATTGCCAACCAGAACCACGAAGGCGAGCCGCGCCGCTTCCGGTTTCGCATCACTGCTGAAGGCATCCCCGAGTGCTGGGACGCCATGCGCAACGAGATCACCACCGTGCCATTCTCCCGCAAAGGCGGGCAGGTTGAGCTGGTCCTAACGTTTGAGCCGAACGAGAGCGTCCTGCTCGTCTTCCAGCCAACGCCCCGGACCCTGCCGCCGCGCCTGGAGCCGGGCGGCATTGCGACTCTCCGCACGGTGGCGGTGACGCGAGAAACCGTCCCAGCGCCGCCGGACCCTTTACTGTCCCTCTGCAACAGCCCCGCTCTGGCGCTGCGCGGCTGTTCCTGGACGTGGTATCCGGAGGCGAACCGCCGAGAGAATGCCCCGCCCGGCACCCGCTATTTCCGGAGGACGATTGATATTCCAGCCGGGGCAACAATCCGGAAAGCCACCTTCGCTGGCACGGCGGACAACAGTTTCACACTCTTCATCAACGGCAGGGAAGCCGGCCAGGGCGACAGCAGCCCCGAGGGATGGCGCAACCCGGCGGAACTGGACGTGACAAGGTTCCTTGCTCCCGGCCGAAATCAGCTTGCCATTGCCGCGGTCAACGGCGGTGATAAACCCAATCCCGCGGGGCTCCTGGGCTGTCTGACTGTCGAGCTTGCCTCCGGCCCACCGTTGACCGACCGCGTCGGCAAGACCTGGAAGACCTCTAAAGAAAACCCCGAGCACTGGACTGAGGCAGGCTTCGATGACAGCTCCTGGCCGGCCGCGCGCGAACTCCTGGCCTTCGGCGCCGGCGTCTGGGGAACGCTGAACGGCAAGCTGACCCTCAGCCCGGTCAAGGCCGATCCCTTCCTCGGTCACTGCGACTTCGCTGCGGCTGATTTGCAGCGTTCGCGCGTTTACCTGGAACTGGGGACCATTGCCCCGGAAGTTGCCGCGCGTGTGACGGTCAACGGCAGTGAAGCCGGGGGCTTCATCGGTATGCCCTCGCGCCTGGAGATCAGCAAACACCTCAAGCCTGGCGCCAACACCATCCGCATCGAGCCTTTTGCCCCGGAATCGGTCAGACTGGCGGTCTACCCGTAG
- a CDS encoding immunoglobulin domain-containing protein — MRTHSEFPLLCSVAVVCLFIALLPTMAGPPQPKIGPIQFNGGTLSVRVNNMQADAYYTVLAADSLSGGFKPLSAVRATLGDAANGKSFNIEIGDADALFVRVEASDMTYSDGTGASVWKPYEATMTHRGGMELEKVSGTTVTSGTTYTQQVCVFKMKTDGASSKLVTWAISSNGKDYVRAAVSAIAQDYEAHHPGWIVVGGINADQYFAKFGNGLIDGSAYVQPQPYYPLVADYGNRFTVSLTGNATQVVGFKNDGSANGLVTSSGGAGSYVLSLLGTNEEVLTEYAVANINSSPSPGKTAVWASLHATNSSSSWVPTSFNTANTLFVVEGDLVYLSNSSGYAYANGIAGRNSFFGIGTVTNVAVGPLSSVAIEAGNFGIDTSDPALIAALTLGMRVRVEQKFGNAAMNAVEAASGYHSDHIVNGVEQTTRANDGYNTMHYSRSLFGMTADGTYCLITADINHGYNGLTYTECNALAKAYDLRYLYQQDGGGSVTAVLRTDSGGFEVVNTLRDGSPRAVLSALLFVTNLNVSATPPTITIQPQSLTVSPGDSATFTVAAKGSAPLYYQWLFHGTNLAEASGSSYTRANVQPADAGPYSVIVSNALGSTLSADALLTVGPATLVRNGSFETPLVASWAYQNTSGAANTYNFNGATGFGWVLGTSAGIDHNSGTWYAPAAPNGSQAAFIQGANGALSSFAQLLHFSATGSYAVTFACVGRAGSYGPNTIQVQMDGGAILTVSHASQSQSEWQSFTATYNCTEAGSHTLAFVGARTGGDYSSCIDNVSVTGAGDP; from the coding sequence ATGAGAACACATTCAGAGTTTCCGTTGCTCTGCAGCGTCGCCGTCGTTTGCCTTTTCATCGCGCTTTTGCCCACGATGGCCGGTCCTCCGCAGCCCAAAATCGGCCCGATACAATTCAACGGCGGGACGCTGTCGGTCAGGGTGAATAACATGCAGGCGGACGCCTACTATACGGTGCTCGCCGCAGACTCGCTCTCGGGCGGTTTCAAGCCGCTGTCGGCTGTGCGGGCCACTTTGGGTGACGCAGCAAATGGCAAATCGTTCAACATCGAAATTGGCGATGCGGATGCCCTGTTCGTGAGGGTCGAAGCGTCCGATATGACGTACTCCGACGGCACGGGCGCAAGCGTATGGAAGCCGTACGAGGCGACAATGACGCACCGCGGCGGCATGGAACTGGAGAAGGTGTCTGGGACGACCGTTACCTCCGGCACCACGTACACGCAGCAGGTGTGCGTCTTCAAGATGAAGACGGATGGCGCCAGTTCGAAGCTCGTGACCTGGGCGATTTCGTCGAACGGTAAGGACTATGTGCGGGCGGCGGTTTCCGCGATCGCCCAGGATTATGAGGCCCATCACCCGGGTTGGATCGTCGTCGGCGGCATCAATGCCGACCAGTACTTTGCGAAGTTCGGGAACGGTCTAATCGATGGCTCCGCCTACGTCCAGCCGCAGCCGTATTATCCGCTCGTTGCGGACTACGGCAATCGCTTCACGGTAAGCCTGACCGGAAACGCGACACAGGTCGTAGGATTCAAGAACGACGGTTCGGCGAATGGTCTCGTGACCAGTAGCGGCGGGGCGGGCAGCTACGTGCTGAGCCTCCTGGGGACCAACGAGGAAGTCCTCACGGAGTACGCCGTCGCAAACATTAACTCCTCGCCGTCCCCCGGCAAGACGGCGGTGTGGGCGTCTCTCCACGCTACGAACTCGTCTTCCTCCTGGGTTCCCACCTCATTTAACACCGCCAACACGCTGTTCGTAGTGGAGGGTGATCTGGTGTACCTGTCAAACTCCTCAGGCTATGCCTATGCGAATGGCATCGCCGGCAGAAACTCATTCTTCGGCATCGGAACGGTTACGAACGTGGCGGTGGGGCCGTTGTCCAGTGTGGCCATCGAGGCTGGCAATTTCGGCATTGACACATCGGATCCGGCCCTCATCGCGGCGCTGACTCTCGGCATGCGGGTCCGCGTGGAGCAGAAATTCGGCAACGCGGCGATGAACGCCGTCGAGGCGGCCAGCGGTTACCATTCCGACCACATCGTCAACGGGGTTGAGCAGACGACGCGCGCCAACGACGGCTACAACACGATGCACTATTCGAGGTCGCTGTTCGGCATGACGGCCGATGGCACCTACTGCCTCATCACCGCCGACATCAATCACGGATACAACGGGCTCACCTACACGGAATGCAACGCTCTGGCCAAGGCCTACGACCTGCGATACCTCTACCAGCAGGACGGCGGCGGTAGCGTGACCGCGGTCTTGCGGACTGACAGCGGCGGCTTCGAGGTGGTCAACACGCTGCGCGACGGCAGCCCGCGCGCGGTTTTGAGCGCGCTGTTGTTCGTCACGAATCTCAACGTCTCCGCCACGCCGCCTACCATTACCATTCAGCCCCAGAGCCTGACCGTCAGCCCGGGCGACAGCGCCACGTTCACCGTGGCGGCCAAGGGTTCCGCGCCCCTTTACTACCAGTGGTTGTTCCACGGCACCAACCTCGCCGAGGCGAGCGGCTCCAGCTACACTCGCGCCAACGTCCAGCCGGCCGATGCCGGTCCCTACTCGGTGATCGTCTCCAACGCGCTGGGCTCAACCCTCAGCGCCGATGCGCTGCTGACCGTAGGCCCGGCCACGCTGGTGCGCAACGGGAGTTTCGAGACGCCGCTCGTGGCCAGCTGGGCTTACCAGAACACCAGCGGAGCCGCCAACACCTATAACTTCAACGGGGCGACGGGGTTCGGCTGGGTTTTGGGGACGAGCGCGGGGATAGACCATAACAGCGGCACATGGTACGCGCCCGCGGCCCCGAACGGGAGCCAGGCGGCGTTCATCCAGGGGGCCAACGGCGCGCTCTCGAGCTTTGCGCAGCTGCTGCACTTCTCCGCCACCGGCAGCTACGCGGTCACGTTCGCGTGCGTAGGCCGGGCCGGCAGTTATGGCCCCAATACGATTCAGGTGCAGATGGACGGCGGCGCAATTTTGACGGTGAGCCACGCTAGCCAGAGCCAAAGCGAGTGGCAGTCGTTCACGGCGACGTACAATTGCACGGAGGCCGGCAGCCACACGCTGGCATTTGTGGGCGCCCGGACCGGAGGCGACTACAGTTCGTGCATTGACAATGTGAGCGTGACGGGCGCCGGCGATCCCTGA
- a CDS encoding DUF481 domain-containing protein, with product MLIVKTQWCRPRCGLGFATALLFGTSLAFAQDQSAAITNAPPPPAPWETTASAGFTLTRGNSETLLGTLSLDTKRKWDRNEIAFGIAGGYGEDDDVRNTEFVNAFGQYNRLFTDRFYAGLRTDFNYDGIAKLSYRVSVGPLVGYYLIKTTNTFLALEVGPSVVFEKYQHEPANTYLGLRIADRFEHKLSATTKFWQSTSYVPDVEKWSEKYILTTEAGIDAAITKKWSLRVVFQHIYDSQPAPDHQHNDIRLIAGTAYKF from the coding sequence ATGCTTATAGTCAAAACACAGTGGTGCCGTCCGCGTTGCGGGCTGGGCTTCGCCACTGCTCTTCTCTTTGGAACCAGCCTGGCCTTTGCGCAGGATCAAAGTGCTGCCATCACCAATGCGCCGCCGCCGCCTGCCCCCTGGGAGACCACTGCTTCGGCCGGTTTCACGCTGACGCGCGGCAATAGCGAGACCCTGCTGGGCACGCTTAGCCTGGACACCAAACGCAAGTGGGATCGCAACGAAATCGCCTTCGGCATCGCGGGCGGTTATGGCGAGGACGACGACGTGCGGAACACCGAGTTTGTCAATGCGTTCGGCCAGTACAACCGGTTGTTCACCGACCGCTTCTATGCAGGTTTGCGAACGGACTTCAACTATGACGGCATTGCCAAGCTGAGTTATCGCGTGAGCGTTGGCCCGTTGGTGGGTTACTATCTCATCAAGACAACGAACACCTTTCTGGCACTTGAGGTCGGCCCCTCAGTGGTTTTCGAGAAATACCAGCACGAACCCGCCAACACTTACCTCGGCTTGCGGATCGCCGACCGATTCGAGCATAAGCTGTCTGCCACCACCAAGTTTTGGCAGAGCACAAGCTACGTCCCGGATGTGGAGAAATGGTCGGAGAAGTATATCCTCACCACCGAAGCCGGGATTGACGCTGCCATTACCAAGAAGTGGAGCCTGCGCGTCGTGTTCCAGCACATCTATGACAGCCAACCCGCGCCAGACCACCAGCACAACGACATTCGCCTGATTGCCGGCACGGCGTACAAGTTCTAA